TGAACCGTGGAATGGGTTTCACTTTCTTGCCCTTAATGTAGGCATAAGTGAGGGCAATCTCAGAAGGATGGCTGCAGGGCAGTGGCATAAAATCTGTTTTGCGAAACATACCATCGGTTTGTTTTTCCAGCCGATCCATGATTTCTGTATTGGTGACCCGATCCATGGGATTCATATCATGGTCGTAGCGCCCGGCGAAAAATGCGGGCTGAAAGTTGACACCGCGAATACCCTTGGTTTCAATGCCGAATTCTACAATTTTACCCACTTGATCTTCATTTACACCGCGCTGAATCACCGCCGCCAAATTAATCGGCAAACCATGTTTCAGCATATTTTCGATAGCTTTCATTTTAATGTCCACCAACTTGGCCCCGCGGATTTTTTGATGCACCTCATCTGTAAAGCCGTCAAACTGGAGGTAAATCTCTAATTTATTTTCACTCACATCCACTAAGCGTTTGATTAAATCTTCATCCTGGGCAAACTTGATGCCGTTGGTGTTAATCATGACCACCTCTGTGGGACGATCCACCGCTTCTTTCACCGCTTCTACAATTTGAGGATGCATGGTAGGTTCACCGCCGGAAAATTGAATGACTGCGCCCACGCCCTCCTGCTCAATGAAACCATCCAAGGCTGCTTTGATTTGATCCATGGTGAGGTATGCCGATCCTTTGCTGTCGGCGAAACAGGTGGGACATGCCAAGTTGCAATCATCCGTAAGATCGATTAAACCGAGACACATATGCTGCTCGTGATCTGGGCAAACGCCACAATCGTAGGGGCAGCCCCGCTCTACTTCGGTCGGGAATTTTAAAGGTATGTCGCCGGGGCGGTTATATTTCTGGGCGTGGAGGTACCAGTCTGCATCGGAATGAAGGAGACAAGATTCAAAGCCGTGCTCGGCGCACCATTTTCTTAATACAATTTTTTTATCATCAGTGCGGATGATTTTCGCATCCACCACTCGGAGGCATTTAGAACACAGACTTTGGGTGTGTTCAAGATATACATAGTTCCGCCGTTGTCGCGGATTTTCTTTTATGTCAGCTTGTTCTACAGAAAACATGGTTGCCTACCTTTTTTCTATTTTCAAAATTCCCCCGAGAAT
The nucleotide sequence above comes from Candidatus Neomarinimicrobiota bacterium. Encoded proteins:
- a CDS encoding radical SAM protein; protein product: MFSVEQADIKENPRQRRNYVYLEHTQSLCSKCLRVVDAKIIRTDDKKIVLRKWCAEHGFESCLLHSDADWYLHAQKYNRPGDIPLKFPTEVERGCPYDCGVCPDHEQHMCLGLIDLTDDCNLACPTCFADSKGSAYLTMDQIKAALDGFIEQEGVGAVIQFSGGEPTMHPQIVEAVKEAVDRPTEVVMINTNGIKFAQDEDLIKRLVDVSENKLEIYLQFDGFTDEVHQKIRGAKLVDIKMKAIENMLKHGLPINLAAVIQRGVNEDQVGKIVEFGIETKGIRGVNFQPAFFAGRYDHDMNPMDRVTNTEIMDRLEKQTDGMFRKTDFMPLPCSHPSEIALTYAYIKGKKVKPIPRFIDLDPYMDQFINTIYTDPRPIYKKAIEGLWSASSSFNSMKTLYDFSCVCGIPVKKDFFTEKGRQKIADENAFRIILIQFQDKYNWDMKVVKKCCIGFAMPDGRTIPFDAYNVLYRETHEVKHWQNGNVPKKVPMPTPYGFVPQNGNGAIKSNGQLTPKKERDLS